In a single window of the Jaculus jaculus isolate mJacJac1 chromosome 9, mJacJac1.mat.Y.cur, whole genome shotgun sequence genome:
- the Nog gene encoding noggin, with translation MERCPSLGVTLYALVVVLGLRAAPAGGQHYLHIRPAPSDNLPLVDLIEHPDPIFDPKEKDLNETLLRSLLGGHYDPGFMATSPPEDRPGGGGGPAGGAEDLAELDQLLRQRPSGAMPSEIKGLEFSEGLAQGKKQRLSKKLRRKLQMWLWSQTFCPVLYAWNDLGSRFWPRYVKVGSCFSKRSCSVPEGMVCKPSKSVHLTVLRWRCQRRGGQRCGWIPIQYPIISECKCSC, from the coding sequence ATGGAGCGCTGCCCCAGCCTGGGGGTCACCCTGTACGCCCTGGTGGTGGTCCTGGGTCTGCGGGCGGCACCGGCCGGCGGCCAGCACTACCTCCACATCCGCCCGGCTCCCAGCGACAACCTGCCCCTGGTGGACCTCATCGAGCACCCGGACCCTATCTTTGACCCCAAGGAGAAGGACCTGAATGAGACGCTGCTGCGCTCGCTGCTCGGGGGCCACTACGACCCGGGTTTCATGGCCACCTCGCCCCCCGAGGACCGAcccggcgggggcggggggccgGCGGGGGGCGCCGAGGACCTGGCGGAGCTGGACCAGCTGTTGAGGCAGCGGCCGTCGGGGGCCATGCCGAGTGAGATCAAAGGGCTGGAGTTCTCCGAGGGCTTGGCCCAGGGCAAGAAGCAACGTCTGAGCAAGAAGTTGCGGAGGAAGTTACAGATGTGGCTCTGGTCACAGACCTTCTGCCCGGTGCTGTACGCCTGGAACGACCTGGGCAGCCGCTTTTGGCCGCGCTACGTGAAGGTGGGCAGCTGTTTCAGCAAGCGCTCCTGCTCGGTGCCCGAGGGCATGGTGTGCAAGCCGTCCAAGTCCGTGCACCTCACGGTGCTACGGTGGCGCTGTCAGCGGCGCGGGGGGCAGCGCTGCGGCTGGATTCCCATCCAGTACCCCATCATTTCCGAATGCAAGTGCTCCTGCTAG